The Burkholderia pyrrocinia genome has a segment encoding these proteins:
- the kynB gene encoding arylformamidase — translation MDTLWDISPPVSPATPVWPGDTPVSVERVWRMEAGSPVNVARLTLSPHTGAHCDAPLHYDADGAPIGAVPLDTYLGPCRVIHCIGASPVVQPADLAAALDGVPPRVLLRTCAQAPVAQWDPDFCAVAPETIDLLAAHGVKLIGIDTPSLDPQESKTMDAHHRVRAHRMAILEGIVLDDVPPGDYELIALPLKFATLDASPVRAVLRALPARAS, via the coding sequence ATGGACACACTCTGGGACATCTCGCCGCCTGTCAGCCCCGCCACTCCCGTGTGGCCGGGCGATACGCCGGTTTCCGTCGAACGCGTGTGGCGGATGGAGGCCGGCTCGCCGGTCAACGTCGCGCGCCTGACGCTGTCGCCGCACACGGGCGCACACTGCGACGCGCCGCTGCACTACGACGCCGACGGCGCGCCGATCGGCGCCGTGCCGCTCGACACCTATCTCGGCCCGTGCCGCGTGATCCATTGCATCGGCGCATCGCCCGTCGTGCAGCCGGCCGACCTTGCGGCCGCGCTCGACGGCGTGCCGCCGCGCGTGCTGCTGCGCACCTGTGCGCAAGCGCCGGTCGCGCAATGGGACCCCGACTTCTGCGCGGTCGCGCCTGAAACGATCGACCTGCTCGCCGCGCATGGCGTGAAGCTGATCGGCATCGACACGCCGTCGCTCGACCCGCAGGAATCGAAGACGATGGATGCGCATCACCGCGTGCGTGCGCACCGGATGGCGATCCTCGAAGGCATCGTGCTCGACGACGTGCCGCCCGGCGACTACGAACTGATCGCACTGCCGCTGAAGTTCGCGACGCTCGACGCGAGCCCCGTGCGCGCGGTGCTGCGCGCGCTGCCCGCGCGTGCTTCCTGA
- the kynU gene encoding kynureninase: MIKTREDALALDRDDPLAPLRDQFALPDGVIYLDGNSLGAQPRASAARAQQVIGAEWGEGLIRSWNTAGWFALPRRLGDKLATLIGGAPGETVVTDTISINLFKLLSAMLRHQVERAPERRVIVSERSNFPTDLYIAQGLIEQLGGGYELRLIDDPADLPDALGADTAVAMITHVNYRTGYMHDMPAVTQLVHDAGALMLWDLAHSAGAVPVDLNGARADGAVGCTYKYLNGGPGSPAFVWVPQRHHAHFSQPLSGWWGHRAPFAMQPGFAPDPGIARFLCGTQPMVSMSMVECGLDVFLQTDMHAIRRKSLALTDAFIALVEARCAGQSLKLVTPRSHHQRGSQASFEHPHGYEVMQALIARGVIGDYREPYVLRFGFTPLYVRFVDVWDAVETLRDILATDAWKAPEFAERGAVT; this comes from the coding sequence ATGATCAAGACCCGTGAAGACGCGCTCGCGCTCGACCGCGACGACCCGCTCGCCCCGCTGCGCGACCAGTTCGCGCTGCCCGACGGCGTGATCTACCTCGACGGCAACTCGCTCGGCGCGCAGCCGCGCGCATCGGCCGCCCGCGCGCAGCAGGTGATCGGCGCCGAATGGGGCGAAGGACTGATCCGGAGCTGGAACACGGCCGGCTGGTTCGCACTGCCGCGCCGTCTCGGCGACAAGCTCGCGACGCTGATCGGCGGCGCGCCCGGCGAAACGGTCGTGACCGACACCATCTCGATCAACCTGTTCAAGCTGCTGTCGGCGATGCTGCGCCACCAGGTCGAGCGCGCGCCCGAGCGCCGCGTGATCGTGTCGGAACGCTCGAACTTCCCGACCGACCTGTATATCGCGCAGGGGCTGATCGAGCAGCTCGGCGGTGGCTACGAACTGCGCCTGATCGACGATCCGGCCGACCTGCCCGACGCGCTCGGCGCGGACACGGCCGTCGCGATGATCACGCACGTGAACTACCGCACCGGCTACATGCACGACATGCCGGCCGTCACGCAACTCGTGCACGACGCGGGCGCGCTGATGCTGTGGGATCTCGCGCACTCGGCCGGCGCGGTGCCGGTCGACCTGAACGGCGCGCGCGCGGACGGCGCGGTCGGCTGCACGTACAAGTACCTGAACGGCGGCCCCGGTTCGCCCGCGTTCGTGTGGGTGCCGCAGCGCCATCACGCGCATTTCTCGCAGCCGCTGTCCGGCTGGTGGGGCCACCGCGCGCCGTTCGCGATGCAGCCGGGCTTCGCGCCCGATCCGGGCATCGCGCGCTTCCTGTGCGGCACGCAGCCGATGGTGTCGATGTCGATGGTCGAATGCGGGCTCGACGTGTTCCTGCAGACCGACATGCACGCGATCCGCCGCAAGTCGCTCGCGCTGACCGATGCGTTCATCGCGCTCGTGGAAGCGCGCTGCGCGGGCCAGTCGCTGAAGCTCGTCACGCCGCGCTCGCATCACCAGCGCGGCTCGCAGGCGAGCTTCGAGCATCCGCACGGCTACGAAGTGATGCAGGCGCTGATCGCGCGCGGCGTGATCGGCGACTATCGCGAGCCGTACGTGCTGCGCTTCGGCTTCACGCCGCTCTATGTGCGCTTCGTCGACGTGTGGGATGCCGTCGAGACGCTGCGCGACATCCTGGCCACCGACGCGTGGAAGGCGCCCGAGTTCGCCGAACGCGGCGCGGTGACCTGA
- the kynA gene encoding tryptophan 2,3-dioxygenase, giving the protein MQPPGNDAPAGCPFSGARAAQSAQAAHEAPHVPGDATGEAGWHNAQLDFSKSMSYGDYLSLNSILDAQHPLSPDHNEMLFIIQHQTSELWMKLALFELRGALDAVRTDALPPAFKMLARVSRILEQLVQAWSVLSTMTPSEYSAMRPYLGQSSGFQSYQYRQLEFLLGNKNVQMLQPHAHRPDILEQVRATLEAPSFYDEVVRLLARRGFPIAAERLERDWTQPTRHDETVEAAWLEVYRHPQQHWELYEMAEELVDLEDAFRQWRFRHVTTVERIIGFKQGTGGTSGAPYLRKMLDVVLFPELWHVRTTL; this is encoded by the coding sequence ATGCAGCCACCCGGCAACGACGCGCCGGCGGGCTGCCCGTTCTCGGGTGCACGCGCCGCGCAATCTGCTCAAGCGGCACACGAAGCGCCACACGTGCCGGGCGATGCCACCGGTGAAGCCGGCTGGCACAACGCGCAGCTCGATTTTTCGAAGTCGATGAGCTACGGCGACTACCTGTCGCTGAATTCGATCCTCGACGCGCAGCATCCGCTGTCGCCCGATCACAACGAGATGCTGTTCATCATCCAGCATCAGACGAGCGAGCTGTGGATGAAGCTCGCGCTGTTCGAGCTGCGCGGCGCGCTCGATGCGGTGCGCACCGACGCGTTGCCGCCCGCGTTCAAGATGCTCGCGCGCGTGTCGCGCATCCTCGAGCAGCTCGTGCAGGCGTGGAGCGTGCTGTCGACGATGACGCCGTCCGAGTATTCGGCGATGCGGCCGTATCTCGGGCAGTCGTCGGGCTTCCAGTCGTACCAGTATCGCCAGCTCGAATTCCTGCTCGGCAACAAGAACGTGCAGATGCTGCAGCCGCATGCGCACCGGCCCGACATCCTCGAACAGGTGCGTGCGACGCTCGAAGCGCCGTCGTTCTACGACGAGGTCGTGCGCCTGCTCGCGCGGCGCGGTTTCCCGATCGCAGCGGAGCGGCTCGAGCGCGACTGGACGCAGCCGACGCGGCACGACGAGACGGTCGAGGCCGCGTGGCTCGAGGTGTACCGTCACCCGCAGCAGCACTGGGAACTGTACGAGATGGCCGAGGAACTGGTCGATCTCGAGGACGCGTTCCGGCAGTGGCGCTTCCGTCACGTGACGACCGTCGAGCGCATCATCGGCTTCAAGCAGGGCACCGGCGGCACCAGCGGCGCGCCGTATCTGCGCAAGATGCTCGACGTCGTGCTGTTCCCCGAGCTCTGGCACGTGCGCACCACGCTGTAA
- a CDS encoding ketopantoate reductase family protein yields MRIAILGAGAMGSLFGGLLAESGEAVTLIDVNDAHLDAIRRDGLRIDDDRGERRIRVLQAVRPEAANADAAAAPGTSFDLLIVFTKSLHTRTALDGVRALLTPRTHVLTLQNGLGNVETLNAFVPLERILVGVTTWPADAAGPAHVRSHGAGTIRMMTADGAARPFATAVADALSRAGLACTLDADVWAAIWEKVAFNAALNTLCAVTGCTVDQLGNHHDGPRLALAIAAETAAVARAKGIAVDGERIARNVEHAISEHRGHRPSMLQDVLAGRRTEIDAISGKVVAAARETGVAVPHTETLLALVRLIDARMN; encoded by the coding sequence ATGAGGATCGCCATTCTGGGTGCGGGCGCGATGGGCTCGCTGTTCGGCGGGCTGCTGGCGGAAAGCGGCGAGGCCGTCACGCTGATCGACGTGAACGACGCGCATCTCGATGCGATCCGCCGCGACGGGCTGCGCATCGACGACGATCGCGGCGAACGGCGCATCCGCGTTTTGCAGGCCGTGCGGCCGGAAGCCGCGAATGCGGACGCGGCCGCAGCGCCCGGCACATCGTTCGACCTGCTGATCGTTTTCACGAAATCGCTGCATACGCGCACCGCGCTCGACGGCGTGCGCGCGCTGCTGACGCCGCGCACGCACGTGCTGACGCTGCAGAACGGGCTCGGCAACGTCGAAACGCTGAATGCGTTCGTGCCGCTCGAACGCATCCTGGTCGGCGTGACGACGTGGCCGGCCGATGCCGCGGGGCCCGCGCACGTTCGCTCGCACGGCGCGGGCACGATCCGCATGATGACGGCCGACGGCGCGGCACGCCCGTTCGCGACGGCCGTGGCCGATGCGCTGTCGCGCGCGGGGCTCGCATGCACGCTCGACGCCGACGTGTGGGCCGCGATCTGGGAGAAGGTCGCGTTCAACGCGGCGCTCAATACGCTGTGCGCGGTGACCGGCTGCACGGTTGACCAGCTCGGCAACCATCACGACGGGCCGCGGCTCGCGCTTGCGATCGCGGCCGAGACGGCCGCCGTCGCCCGCGCGAAGGGGATCGCCGTCGACGGCGAACGCATTGCGCGCAACGTCGAACACGCCATCAGCGAGCATCGCGGCCATCGCCCGTCGATGCTGCAGGACGTGCTCGCGGGCCGCCGCACGGAAATCGACGCGATCAGCGGCAAGGTCGTCGCCGCCGCGCGCGAAACGGGCGTCGCGGTGCCGCATACCGAGACGCTGCTCGCGCTCGTCCGGCTGATCGATGCACGGATGAACTGA
- a CDS encoding aldehyde dehydrogenase: protein MQTVSMLIGGERRHSSSGATFARRNPLDGEIASEAPACTVDDVRAAADAAARAFPEWAALGPGARRALLLKAAAALEAKHEQFVAAMAAETGASALWAGFNVHLAASGLVEAASLTTQVGGELIPSDVPGSLAMGVRQPAGVVLGIAPWNAPVILATRALALPLACGNTVVLKGSELCPVTHGLIVEALQEAGLPPGVVNFVTNAPEDAGAVVDALIAHPAVRRVNFTGSTRVGRIVAEACARHLKPSVLELGGKAPFVVLDDADLDAAVAAAAFGAFANSGQICMSTERIIVDSSIADAFVAKLADKAASLPLGDPRKGSVVLGSLIDMKAVERCNALIDDALAHGATLLCGGKADSTLFPATLLDRVTPAMRIYAEESFGPVKGIVRVDGEAAAIRCANDNAFGLSSAVFSRDVARALRVAARIESGICHVNGPTVHDEAQMPFGGVKDSGFGHFGGKAGIAAFTDLRWITVQTAPRHYPF from the coding sequence ATGCAAACCGTTTCGATGCTGATTGGCGGCGAACGCCGCCACTCATCCAGCGGCGCGACCTTCGCGCGCCGCAACCCGCTCGACGGCGAAATCGCGTCCGAAGCGCCCGCGTGCACCGTCGACGATGTGCGTGCGGCGGCCGACGCGGCCGCGCGCGCATTTCCCGAATGGGCCGCGCTCGGCCCCGGCGCACGTCGCGCGCTGTTGCTGAAGGCGGCCGCCGCGCTCGAAGCGAAGCACGAACAGTTCGTCGCCGCGATGGCGGCCGAGACGGGCGCGTCCGCGCTGTGGGCCGGCTTCAACGTACACCTGGCCGCGAGCGGGCTCGTCGAGGCCGCGTCGCTGACCACGCAGGTCGGCGGCGAACTGATTCCGTCCGACGTGCCCGGTTCGCTCGCGATGGGCGTGCGGCAGCCGGCCGGCGTCGTGCTCGGCATCGCGCCGTGGAACGCGCCGGTGATTCTCGCAACACGCGCGCTCGCGCTGCCGCTCGCGTGCGGCAACACGGTCGTGCTGAAGGGCTCGGAACTGTGTCCCGTCACGCACGGGCTGATCGTCGAGGCGCTGCAGGAGGCCGGGCTGCCGCCGGGCGTCGTCAACTTCGTGACGAATGCGCCGGAGGATGCGGGCGCCGTCGTCGATGCATTGATCGCGCATCCGGCCGTGCGCCGCGTGAATTTCACCGGCTCGACGCGCGTCGGCAGGATCGTCGCCGAAGCATGCGCGCGCCACCTGAAGCCGTCGGTGCTGGAGCTCGGCGGAAAGGCGCCGTTCGTCGTGCTCGACGATGCCGATCTCGACGCAGCGGTCGCGGCGGCCGCGTTCGGTGCGTTCGCGAATTCCGGGCAGATCTGCATGTCGACCGAGCGGATCATCGTCGACTCATCGATCGCCGATGCATTCGTCGCGAAGCTCGCCGACAAGGCCGCGTCGCTGCCGCTCGGCGATCCGCGCAAGGGCTCCGTCGTGCTCGGCTCGCTGATCGACATGAAGGCCGTCGAGCGCTGCAACGCGCTGATCGACGATGCGCTCGCGCACGGCGCGACGCTGCTGTGCGGCGGCAAGGCAGACAGCACGCTATTCCCGGCCACGCTGCTCGATCGCGTGACGCCGGCGATGCGCATCTATGCGGAGGAATCGTTCGGCCCGGTGAAGGGCATCGTGCGCGTCGACGGCGAGGCGGCGGCGATCCGTTGCGCGAACGACAACGCATTCGGGCTGTCGTCGGCCGTGTTCAGCCGCGATGTCGCGCGTGCGCTGCGCGTCGCGGCACGCATCGAATCGGGCATCTGCCACGTGAACGGCCCGACCGTGCACGACGAGGCGCAGATGCCGTTCGGCGGCGTGAAGGACAGCGGCTTCGGCCACTTTGGCGGCAAGGCCGGCATCGCGGCGTTCACGGACCTGCGCTGGATCACCGTGCAGACCGCGCCGCGCCACTATCCGTTCTGA